A section of the Harmonia axyridis chromosome 2, icHarAxyr1.1, whole genome shotgun sequence genome encodes:
- the LOC123672220 gene encoding intraflagellar transport protein 80 homolog yields the protein MNISQISLDQWGPATNRNMAVLDKAKDLYIVSVKATNKTFCKLGRKIESYQWNTEENLIAAIQDTQLIVWYCPQASYDATLLKLCSFYYDSPELGRGPRISDFIGSSVSVRKADGSLINVFISPLPSILLKYIQENKWTEALNLCRSMNNTTLWACLAVLSTQCNQTNDSISIAEEAFANINHYEKVYYIKYIKNIENSVQQKAALALLGGKHQEAESILLHNGMVFQAIWTNIQLYHWTRALELAIKHKTHIDTVLYLRKQYLNILGKPENNNQFIGIQENVKYDDEKVKEKIDLEMKKMNKTA from the coding sequence ATGAACATTTCTCAAATATCTCTTGATCAGTGGGGTCCAGCTACAAACAGAAATATGGCAGTTTTAGATAAAGCGAAAGATCTTTATATTGTATCTGTAAAAGCCACAAATAAAACATTTTGCAAATTAGGCAGGAAGATAGAATCATATCAATGGAATACTGAAGAAAACTTGATAGCAGCTATTCAAGATACGCAGCTAATTGTTTGGTATTGTCCCCAAGCTTCATATGATGCTACATTACTAAAATTATGTTCCTTTTATTATGATTCACCGGAACTGGGCAGAGGTCCAAGAATTAGCGATTTTATAGGTAGCTCTGTTTCTGTAAGAAAAGCTGATGGTTCTCTGATCAATGTGTTTATTTCACCTCTACCATCCATTCTactgaaatatattcaagaaaataagtGGACAGAAGCATTGAATCTATGTCgttcaatgaacaatacaaCACTTTGGGCTTGCTTAGCTGTTCTGTCAACACAATGTAATCAAACAAATGATTCCATTAGTATTGCTGAAGAAGCATTCGCTAATATCAATCACTATGAGAAAGTATACTACATtaaatacataaaaaatatagaaaattcagTACAACAGAAAGCTGCCTTGGCTCTGCTAGGTGGCAAACACCAAGAAGCAGAATCTATACTCTTGCACAACGGAATGGTTTTTCAAGCTATCTGGACCAATATTCAGTTATATCACTGGACAAGAGCTTTAGAATTGGCAATTAAACACAAGACACATATAGATACCGTTTTATATTTGAGGAAACAATATCTGAACATCCTGGGTAAGCCAGAAAACAATAACCAGTTCATAGGTATTCAAGAAAATGTTAAGTATGACGACGAGAAAGTTAAGGAAAAAATCGATCTTGAAATGAAGAAGATGAATAAAACTgcttga